The proteins below are encoded in one region of Metallibacterium scheffleri:
- a CDS encoding MFS transporter: MRKLLRALPRTVLLLSLISLFNDSAGELVYPLVPLYLATVLMAGPRALGLIEGVAEAVSSLVKLVAGVLADRMRRMRIWVVCGYSLGAIARPLLGLATSWPGVLVLRFADRMGKGLRTAPRDALLNASVAPGQRGLAFGFHRAMDNLGAVIGPLAAAGLLAVGMPIAHIFYLAIIPALVVIALALAIPEPEVTPVLKSVPFDWRLREQSPALRRYLLVLALFTLGNSSNMFLLLRAHDLGVSDVQIPLLWALMSGVAALFSTHLSSLSDRLGRTRVITAGWVIYALFYLLFGLLPAQVALLWPMFAFYGLFLAATEGAEKALVGDLAQRERGGTAYGWYNLVVGLMLLPASVLFGWLWQHITPLVAFGFSSGCALLAALLLLFWVRPQHPAAA, from the coding sequence ATGAGGAAGTTGCTGCGCGCGTTGCCGCGCACGGTGCTGCTGCTGAGCCTGATCAGCCTGTTCAACGACAGCGCTGGCGAGCTGGTGTATCCGCTGGTGCCGTTGTACCTGGCCACCGTGCTGATGGCCGGGCCGCGCGCGCTGGGCCTGATCGAGGGCGTGGCCGAGGCGGTCAGCAGCCTGGTCAAGCTGGTCGCCGGCGTGCTGGCCGACCGCATGCGGCGCATGCGCATCTGGGTCGTCTGCGGCTACAGCCTGGGCGCCATCGCGCGCCCGCTGCTGGGCCTCGCCACGAGCTGGCCTGGCGTGCTGGTACTGCGCTTTGCCGATCGCATGGGCAAGGGCCTGCGTACCGCGCCGCGCGATGCCTTGCTCAACGCCAGCGTGGCGCCGGGGCAGCGCGGGCTGGCGTTCGGTTTTCATCGTGCCATGGACAATCTGGGCGCGGTGATCGGTCCGCTGGCTGCGGCCGGGCTGCTGGCCGTGGGCATGCCGATCGCGCATATTTTCTATCTGGCCATCATCCCCGCGCTCGTGGTGATCGCGCTGGCGCTGGCGATCCCGGAACCGGAGGTGACCCCGGTGCTCAAGTCGGTGCCGTTCGACTGGCGCTTGCGCGAGCAAAGCCCGGCGCTGCGCCGGTATCTGCTGGTGCTGGCGCTGTTCACGCTGGGCAATTCATCCAACATGTTTCTGCTGCTGCGCGCGCACGATCTGGGTGTCAGCGACGTGCAGATCCCGCTGCTGTGGGCACTGATGTCGGGGGTGGCGGCGTTGTTCTCCACGCATTTGTCCAGCCTGTCCGATCGGTTGGGGCGCACGCGCGTGATCACCGCGGGCTGGGTGATCTACGCGCTGTTTTATCTGCTGTTCGGTTTGCTGCCTGCGCAGGTGGCGCTGCTGTGGCCGATGTTCGCGTTCTATGGCTTGTTTCTGGCCGCGACCGAGGGTGCCGAGAAAGCGCTGGTGGGCGATCTGGCGCAGCGCGAGCGCGGCGGCACCGCCTATGGCTGGTACAACCTCGTGGTGGGCCTGATGCTGTTGCCGGCCTCGGTGCTGTTCGGCTGGCTGTGGCAAC